The Eleginops maclovinus isolate JMC-PN-2008 ecotype Puerto Natales chromosome 10, JC_Emac_rtc_rv5, whole genome shotgun sequence nucleotide sequence ttttaaaaatattatccATTCGTTGTGAAGGTTAGGGTCTGCACTTTGAGAATATGAGCTGCTAGACGATATGCTTTAACCAGTAAATGATGAATTCTGtaaataatgtttatgtttgaTGGACTTTGGACACGCTGATATTGTACCATGACTGATTTGTATGTCAAAATGCCTCTGTAGTAAAGGTCTGATATAGTTTCACTGTGCAAAATATTATGAATGACAAGTTTAATACTAGGAAATGAGTTTTAATCAACTGTATCTTTGAGAGCATGAAGATGATAAGGATTTAAAATGGTAAAAGGACTGTACTTATAAagcgctttatcaggtcttCTCGACgcctcaaagcgctttacacaCTAcgagtcacacacactcacacaccgttggccatcgggagcaactgagggttcagtatcttgcccaaggatacatccacatgttgactgaccgggctgggatcgaacccacaaaGAAAGTCGAGAGACGATCGCACGCCCTCGCAGCCACAGCCGCCCCTTTCAGCAACTTCATTCGTGGAAAGTGAGTATTTCTATGCGTCATAAAATATGGAAGACGTCGTGACAAATGACAAATAATGACAGTCGGCAGAGGACTCAGAATAAATACTTATTTATGGAGAAAACCATCTCAACGTGTGATCTAAATAATCCAAGGAATGTTACATAATCATACTGCTCACGGATCATATAGAGAGGAACCTAGTCTATGTCAGCACTGCACATACAGCGTAATGACAGCATGAACGCTTCACCCTTCACCTTTTATCTCTGGATGACAGCATGGTGCTTTCTCTAAGTGACGTTGCTCTCCCTCCCACTTTACTGTACCTCTAAATGTTCCTCCTTTATTTTTCAAGTCAGTTTTAAAGTCCTCTCGTAGGGGTTCTCCTCTCTTTGGATGTCCTTGTGATACTTCCCAGTTGTGGACGTAATGAACGAATGGGTTTAGTGTCTGCTTTGCTTACAGAGTCCAGAAGTGAAGGTTCAGATGTTGGGGCTCCAGGACGTGAACTGGGGGCCCGGTTGTGTGGAGGGGCCCGTGGGAGGATCTGATCCCGGGGAGAGGAGGATCTGGAGTGGACAGGATGTAGTCAATGCTGAATTTGATCTCTGATTCTGGTTTCTGGGTGTTGTTTGGGAGGAGGTGGTTCTGCTGCTGGGGGCCCGGCCTCGGCCTCTCGGGGTTCAAAGGGCAGAGGGGGGACTCGGGGCGCCGGGATGCGGGTATGTGTTGATTGCTGTGGCTCTCCAGAGGGTGGAACGGGGTTTCTGCTGAATCCCGGAAGCCGATTTTCATGTTCCTCCTGCGCCGGCGACGCCGAAAGTTGCCGTTTTCAAACAGGTCGAGCATGGACTCACAGCCGGTGGCAAAGGTCCAGAAGTTTCCCTTCCCCTTCTCGTTGGCCTCTGTCCGAGGAACCTGCAGGACATTTATAATGATTAAGACATATCACTTTCACTGTGACTTTTATCATGACATTTTTgacatacgtgtgtgtgtgtgtgtgtgtgtgtgtgtgtgtgtgtaccttgatGAAGCAGCTGTTGAGGGACAGGTTGTGTCTGATGGAGTTCTGCCAGGCTCTCTGGTTGGAGCGGTAATAAGGAAACCGCTTCATGATGAACTCGTAGATCCCCGACAGAGTGACGCGCTGCTCGGGAGTCTGCTGGATCGCCATGGCTATCAGAGCGATgtagctgacacacacacacacacacacacacacacacacacacacacacacacacacacacacacacacacacacacacacactcacacaattaTTTTCTCTGTATGTTGTCTTCTCTTCTGGCCTCATTTGAACAAAACATACCATGCACTTATTAAGTAATGACCCTCACCTTCGGAACAAATTGGATTCAACACGACACAACCCTTTACTTCAATGACTTctaattacagtaaataaaaccGACAGTTTGAACCTATTTCTATAGCGCTCCAATAACAAATGTCTCATTGATGTGTTTGGGTTTTGTTAGACTGCGCAGAAAGTGCATACAGCCCCAATCATAGAAACATTTGCACTGTTAATTCACTTTACATGATTTCAGATTGAATTGATGAATGGATTAATTGAGCATTTGAAAGTCAATTGTATCAAAGGCTGTACAGCTGCCGTTTCTGAGCACAGTAACACCATATTTAAAAGCATCGATCATGCATGTTCATAAACGGATCAATTCATATtatgtatttagtttattttgtgagAATTGAAAGGAAGGTTCGAGTCACAAAAACTGGATGCtgtttataaacacatttatatgaaGTTTATTAAAGAATACAACTTTAAGAACAATTCAATGATAAAACTCAACTGAAAATGATCGTTAGTGCGCCACAGAAGGGAAATGATCCAACCGACTCAAAATATGATGCAAATGTCCAAAAGCAAGgtttatttgttataatttatatgatttattcaAAGGTATCGTTTTAAAAGCTGctgttttataaagaaataaacatatgTTTCATTTGTAAAAACTGTCAAACTTCAGTGGTGAAAGAAATCTCAAAAAACTACTGAAAAAACGAGGCtttgtttatataaaatgtgttgatttaatcaaataaatacctTAAACCTAACAAGATAATACATACACTCTATATTTAAAGTATACGAGTTTCTGTAAGTTAAAAGTTACCCTTTGATTTTAACTGCTAAAAGCCCCTCACCTGTACGCAGGTCTGCACAGTTTCTTCTCCTCGTCCGTGCTGGAGGAAGGGTATCCGTCTCCATCGTAGTTGAAGCAGTTGAAGGGGTAGCTGGAGTTATTGAACATCTTCAATATTGGAGGAGTGGGATCTGTCCTGTGTGACTGTCCTGGCCTCGGCCCAGCAGCTACACCcgtcctgctgctctgctccacCACCATGATCTGCTCCACCAGCtgactctgagctgctgctgatgggaCGCCTGCAACACCCCCTGActctcccccctttcctccccccccccccccccccctgctgctctCAGTGACTCAGGACCTCCTCTCTGAGGGATTTACACTCTTGATTCTCATCAGATTTCTTTTCCGATTCAGAGACAAGAATACAGATTTCTTTCTGCAAACACATCGTctaatttgatgttttttaggCCAATGTTTGGACTGATTAAATCCTTGTTTTAGGACCATTTAGAAGTTCATTCTTTCATCATTTGGGGATTTTTGGGGGCTGTAAAAAGCACATCTTTCCTATgaaatatgtgtaaatgtattatattttcagTTGAAGATTGCAGACTATACCAATTAATGTGCAAACAATACCATAGAAGAACACACGTTAAatcatattacattttaaatctaaagactgcatttaaataaaagtgggTAATCATACAACAAATTCTTAGCAATTATTACCTCTCACTTAGCAAGAGGGTTGACAAACTAGATGTGTCGTTTCCAGGGAAGAAAGGACAAGTATTTTAACACGGTCTGCAAAACACTCtcacaaaaacatgaatttataatgtagatattttttattatacttGTTTATGATTACTTTATAATCACTGTTAATGTAGCATTTAGCCGTTAGCATCAAGAAGAGGTCTATTAGCTCACTGGTTTTAAACTCCAAACCTTCCAATAGAAATTAAACTTGTAATCTTTAGCCAAAAACGATGAGTGACATCACTTGAGGCATGCTACCGGAtttaagttcattttttatttaagccACAATAGCTTAAATACTCACACCACGGGAAATTAGTAGCATGTCATTTAACCTCATACAGTGCAGACAGTCTCAAAGCAGCAGCCTGGtgtcgtctgtgtgtgtgtgtgtgtgtgtgtgtgtgtgttggacaaacgaccccccccccccaactgtATTCTGGGTGGTCcacttcatgttttattttgcctcTTTTATAGCCTAATCTCTCTAACTGTACTTAAAACAGCTATCCCCAAACCAACAAACAAGTTCCCTTtgcatctttattttctttttttaactctttctcgtgtgtgtgtgtgtgtgtgtgtgtgtgtgtgtgtgtgtgtgtgtgtgtgtgtgtgtgtgtgtgtgtgtgtgtgtgtgtgtgtgtgtgtggcagacaTTTAGTCAACAACGGGAAGTTTTGGAGATGCTATCTATAATTCTCTGTAATGGCCATAAATTGTTTCCGTGTCTGCAGAACAGgggatgtgtgttttgatgtgaGCAGGGCAGTTGGAGGTCTCCGGTGAGGCGACAGAGGGAAACAGCCCGGGGTCTGCGGGGCCTCCATGTGTGGCccgctgctgcaggaggagcctACAGGCGCTATTTCGGTTCACCCTGAGACATTAAAGCAAATCTGTGTTTATTCCTGACAGGCTAATGAAGCAGCTGAAAGGTCACTGGGCTCAATATCAGGAGCAGGTTACTCAAGTGGTTTGATGAAAAGCTGTGTAAATTATATTGAGTTAAACTGGATCAGTGGTCTCTGAGTCTTTGTTTCTAACTCATCtaaatttctttatttttgctcagGAAATTGTGGTTTTGCTGTCGGctttcatattatttttttaggtaAATTATTGATCAGAATATTCTGAAATCACAGCAAAAATCCTCTTCTAAATAAAGAGGTGATTGATTAAATGTATAGGTTATTTTTTGGCCAATGCTTGAATTTTTTAGGGTGACTGGGTGCCAATTAagcaaaaatataataacagaaacaattgagaaaatctattttttaaaacttgacgtttttgcttttaaattatattaacaATTCAACAAAATCCATTCATTGAAACAGAAACTGTCAGGAGTTTGGCCACCTAACTCCAGACTAGATTGATTCATGAAGATTgatgaaagaggaggagaggaggagaggagaggagaggaggagaggaggagaggaggagaggaggagaggaggagaggagagaggaaagaggacagaggacagaggacagaggagaggaggaggtctCAGTATCAGGTTGGTTGTTTGAGCTCAGATCAGATTAGCTCCTCGCTCCCATGACGAGGTTTCCTCCTCTGGTCACTCTGATGTTGTCTCAGACTTCCTCCATTCATAGCGCTGTctactagtgtgtgtgtgtgtgtgtgtgtgtgtgtgtgtgtgtgtgtgtgtgtgtgtgtgtgtgtgtgtgtgtgtgtgtgtgtgtgtgtgtgtgcgcgcatttATGTAAACTTAGCGAGTGGTGTTTCCGGGGGCTGTTCTGTGAGGAAAGGTTATGAAAACACAGCGCTGCAGAGGgaacagtaaacacacacacacacacacacacacacacacacacacacacacacacacacaaagctgagGGCCATTTTCTGTCCAGCCTTCCTCAGCGCCTCCATCCACTGTGTAATGACACCGACTGCGCTTAAGATAAGATACATGAAAAGATATGTAACTATTGCACATGCCTGGGGAGGTAACTTACATAAATGCATTCAATTACACTACTATTTCAACTTTCCAATCAGCTGTTGAGGTTTCCAAATGAAGCTGTGAATGTCTGTCGTCATATTTAGttctgaaaaataaagcatcagTGTTATAAGAGCTCCAGAAGTTAGAGCTTGGTGACGTTGTGCCTCATTTTTCCACACAGAAAGACTATTGATGAGTAAGTCTTTGATTCATCATCACTCTTCGTCACATTTCAGTAGTTGGTTTAGTTTTAggttccttcaaaataaaagccccttTCCACTCAAAGTGTGTTCTCTGTGGTGTTAGAGTGATCAGAAGTCTGGTTTTTTACATTAAAGGAGGAAGGTTTCTCCATTTCCACTGAGAGATTACTATTTAAACAAAGCAAACGCACATACTTCTGATAAAGAACAGACGCTTTCTAACATTctgcttatttttgttttattgcacttaAACCATGATgcaaagaaatggaaaaagaatCAACagaaaattgaataaaaaacaaagaagcgTTTTCCCTTTAAGAACACCATCTTAAGGTTCTCCAtggacccacacacacacacacacacacacacacacacacacactgaactgaCCTGACACAGGACGATGGAAATAAAACCCTTAATGGAGaagtcagcacacacacatttatgaagaCCTCCGTATCTTAACTCTCCGCCATGGAACCAGACATTCAAGTATTTCTATCATTGCACAGGCACTAGAGTTTCCTACTTTATATATTAACTTTCCTCCAGCGACTGCACCGTTGACAGTTCAAGTCTGTCAGCTGTTGGTAATGAATGAAATATACATCCTGAAAAATAATCTCTCCACAACAGCAACATCTGGACATCAAAtatattacaaacaaaacaaaaaatataaaactattaAGTGTCACATTTGgcttttggtactttaaatCTGTTGCattgaaataaagaaacagtAGTTTGAATTTAacctttttaaagatattttaaatatggaGATTTTGCTGAGGCACGGAGCTTTTGCACGTGCTCCGTTTGCCCTCTTGTGGACGAATGCGGAATTACAccactgtgttttctttaaacagaaagtgatttcaaataataaataggtttttcttttaaataaatactctCATTTATGGGCAGATAAATCCAGGAGCAAACCTGCACTCCATTCAAATATTTCCATCTTGAATACCAATGATACAACTCAGACACTCAGTAATAAAACATCTTTTCAGCAAATCAACAAATTTGGATAATTAAGACAACTCCTCGTCCACCGTGAAACACTTCAATACCAACGATACGTATAAACACATAGTTCAGCttgtgaagagagagagaggggagggggggtactTTACAAGTCCCTCAGAATTCACTGAATTCAAAAACAGGGTcctgaaaacagagagaaggcGTCTCTTGCAAGACTTCAATGGTTTTGTAGTGCTGCGGTGGGTGACGTTGTCCTACACTAGAGTCCGGTCGGGTGTTTTTTTTTGAGGAGTCCAGGTGATGCAGGGGCTCAGCTCAGTTTGTGACCTCGACCCAGGTTTATCCACAAGTCACCCGTGCAGAACGAGTCAAGTTTGTAAGTCCTTTCCAGCAGGCTTCCACTTCCAGGCAGCTGATGATCCTGCAAAATAAATCCCAGTGCAGACGGAGTTCATCTGAGTTTCAGGGTTTTTAAGACAAAGACCGGATCTCCTCTCTCCAGGGAGTCAGTCCGATCCTGCTGCCAGCGCCCCGGGACAGCTACCTCTGCCGGGGGCCCGGGTGTGCGCGGTCGGGCCCCTGGAGGTCGTCCTCTACCACGTAAGTGTAGCCCTCCTTCTCAACGCAGTCTGACAGCACATTCAGCACCTAGTGACGAAGAAACACCCCAGGATAACAGAGAAAGGGtcagatatattttattgacaactaaggagtgtgtgtgtgtgtgtgtgtgtgtgtgtgtgtgtgtgtgtgtgtgtgtgtgtgtctctgaccTGGCGTAGCCGTCGGTCCATGGCGTGGAGGTGCGGCTGGATGAGGATGGGGCTGAGCCGGTCCCTCACCAGAGACTCTGACATCAGCACCGACAGCTTGTACTCCTCTTTAGCCAGCAGCTGCAGACGCAGGTGGGTCGACTTCCTGATCCtgcagggggaggagaggagagagtcaGAGGGGTTTTGTGCAATTAAGAATAAAGAGATACTTATATTTATAACTAACTGTAAAGCAGGTGGAAATGTGTGTTGCTGTAATACTCGTGTTGGCCACCAGAGGCTGTAGCGCACCACTACCTTGTTCTGAACGGGAGTAAAACCACTCATGTTTTCTTCCAGTAGAGTTTTAATTTCTCCATGCACGTTAAACACAATGTacaaactgtatatatacatttagatCGTGTTATTGATGGATAAGCtttgattaaaacacatttctagcCAAAAAAAAGAACCTTTATCCtggtaaaaacattttcattcacaCAAATAAATTGAGGCTTAAAAACGTGTCACAGAAACTGTCTTTATCTCACTTTCTATCCTCTTCAGGGCTTCTGTATCCTTCTTATGAAGCTACATAAAAAACACCAGTGAAGAAGAGCTCACCTGCAGCACTGGGTCAGCGGCACCAGGATGGAGACCTCGTCATGGGAGTGCTTTCCGAATCTGTAGGAGGAAAAGATAGAGGTTTAGACGAGCACTTTTATTGTGTGCGTAATTCCTCTTCTTACATATTTTTTGTACGCTTCTTTTGCTCACACGGAACCCTGAACATTTCACAGTAACCTGCAGATTATTATTGCTGGAATTATCTCCTTCTCTTGTGTGGATGCACTGCTGCAGAGCGGAATCATGAAAGCAGTTTAATCTGTTCTGAATTTGAGCCTCTTGAGATACGTCGCAGTGACTCACCCTCTGCCGTTGTCCAGGTGGATGATAAACGTCTCATTTCCAAACTTTTCGAACGTCTCATAATGGTGCCGATCCATGTTTCCTGTGAGCGAATAACAGTAATCAACTCAGCACACGTGTGTAGCATACCTCATGTGTAATAGCTTTTCTCCACCAGAATGAGtgcatatgtgcatgtgtgcccCTCTATCAATCTACCAATCCCTCTATTAATAGGCATGGATTCTTCCCCCATTGCCAACAGATGACTATGCAACATCATTTGcaggttttttatttgagtatgTCCCATAAATGTATGATTGCACCAAAAAGCAGGACTAGTAAACAGTGGTTACTTCTTTTTTATATCTATTACTTCTTCAGTTAACATTTACACAAGTTGgcaaatgtttgaaaaagagGAGAGCACAAATACCTGTtgatttgacttattttatgtttactttaatgTACAAATAAACTGTTTAAACCATAAGTGTTTTGCCCATTATCAACCTCTTAAAAGTGTCCACTGTAGGACAGGGACACTCACCCATGAGGAAGTCAAAGACGGTCATGTCCATGATGTCCAGCAGTCGCGTCCCGCTGTCGTACGGAGGAGTCTGTTTCACTTCCTCGCAGTAATCCGGGTCCACTTCCCATCTGAGGAGGTTCAAAGTCACATTTAGCTGATGCCTTTCTACCCAAAAACCAGGAAgagacacacactcaacacagcGAGATCCTGCAGGAACATgagctttaaataaatgctaCGAACAGAAAGGATATACTTTGAGTTTCTCTATTGGCAAAGGAGGAATGAAAACAGGTAGGCTTTCAGTCTCAGAGATCTGCAGCCTTCCTGCTGTCCTGACATCACTGGGGTTACATCTTCTTCTCTACTGCAACAACGCTTTATAAcaattcacctctggctggcagataaTTCTCTGCTGCATAGCTTCACTGTGATAGCTGGACTTAAACCACACTGTGCCTTTTACCgtacacacttaatgtatttataatattctgctttatattttgtttttgttttgtgtactTTTTTAATCCGACATGAAGATTTTGAATTGAATTCatttctattgtaatgtacaATGCCTGTCTTTATGCTactgcaacgcaaacatttcctaaattgggatcaatgaagtacttctatctgtctgtctgtctatctatctgtaaTGTATTGTAACGTATGCTTCTTCTATGCTGTATCTGCTTTGACCAAAAATCCAACTTGTTTCGCCTTTTAAGTGTTTTTCCAATTAATTCTTGAGATCATTTGGAAAACTAAGATCCTTATCTTCCCTAGATTGTAATTAAGTGACATGATCTGTACAGTTGGTTTTATAATCTATGGATGTCAGTCAGTTTCAAttagataatatatatataacacagtaAATGGAGGTCAGTCTGAGAGACTTAGGATTAGAAAAGGTTAAATGCAGTGCCTAAATATCCCTGTGTGTGGATCTGTGTACAAGAGGGCTTGATTTGAATCCTCCTGAACGTAGACACCACAGCTCTCTTGCTTGTGAGTTAACCCTGTCACTGAGGGTGATAAATATCCTCTGATAGCTGCACATCTCAGTGGATCCCTCAGTGTCTGACAGTCCGATTGTTACGGACGGATCTCTTACTCTGCCTTCTTGCGTTTGTGGTAGGAGCGTCTCCACGGGTTCCTCCAGGTCTTGCGTTTGGCGAGCGCCAGGTCAGGGAGAAAGGCGGCGAGGGATCCCTCTATCTGGTCGGGTTTCCCGCACAGAGCGTGCTCAGTGGAGCAGTAGTACGAACACTCTCCGTAGAAACACACGTTGTTGGCTGAGATTTggacagagaacacacacagttgcagCTGATTTCTTAAAAGCGGTTAATTACTTTTTATGCAACTCTGTGGTAAATACTTGACTACACCCTCTTTCTTTTTGAAATGCACACCACATCTTCTTAAATCCCCTTCACAAGATTTAAATTACCTGGAGACATTCAGTATTAATTGCTGAGATTGTCAGTAATTTGAATCCTGTGAAAGTTTTCCATGTGTATAATATGTAGAAAGTTGCATCGCTAATTAACTCTCCTTCTTAGGCGCAAGCTAAAGTCCCCAGATAATACTAATCCCATGCAAATTAATATTACAGTCATTCAGGGCACAGAACGGCACTATGAAGCAGGAAACTGTCCCCCATTTTGCTTAGCTTGTAggatgagaaagaaaatagttgAAGGCTGCACAGAAGccatttcattattcattttcttctgAGACCAGCACATAATCTCGAAGGATGCTTCTAAAGCGCAGTGAGTCAAAGAGACTGAAGAGAAAATTCAATCTAAAGGATATCTTCTAGTGTCGCTAAAAACCTCGTACCTGGTGAAATGAAGAAGGTCCTCCAGAGTTTTTTGTCTCGTGTCACATCCCGGATCTCCTTCGTCATGTTGACCAGCCTGCCGGCCACGGGAGGGACCCGTCGGAAGTCCAGGATCCTGCAGGACAGAAAAACTGAGGGGTTACATTCAGCTCCACAATAAAGTCTCAAACACAGCTCGttaacatacaaaaaaaaaaacaatcactgCAAAAAATCGCAATTCTGAATGATAAATCTGACATGACACACATCTTTAGATTCAGTGGGACTAAATATATCTTTATCTGTATAAGACAGATCATAAAGCTTAGACATCATAGTTAAAAAACACTTATAACTTCAGATCTTTCTTCAGAATCAGGAGATGTTTAGGTTTGCTTTAGTTTGAAAGTAATCCACTGATAGTTGTTTGTTCATCTACTGCGTTAATGCAAACAGAAATAGATAATTTTAATGGTGCTAATTTGACAATAACCCTGatattgttgcttttaatttaCATATTTGGATAACAAGTTATGATTTTCAAACAATTCTCCAATGATAACTGtatttgtgaataaaagcagaaaagacatcaccccagatgggactcgaacccacaatcCCTGGCTTAGGAGGCCAGTGCCTTATCCATTAGGCCACTGGGGCAGATAGGCCTATGGTGTGGTCGAGCGGGAAGATGTAGTTCACCACTACTGCCAAAAGGGGGCACTGTGACATAAGTCCTGTTCTGATACTCACACCCCCCGGTGGTAAACCTCTGTGTGGTTTTTATGTGGCTATCAGTCtacatcaaacacattttaacttcCTCCCAGCTTTCTGGTGAAATATATTTCcgggtgtgtgttttattgaaaGATGGCTTGActgtcttcctgtgtgtgtgtgtgtgtgtgtgtgtgtgtgtgtgtgtgtgtgtgtgtgtgtgtgtgtgtgtgtgtgtgtgtgtgtgtgtgtgt carries:
- the foxl3 gene encoding forkhead box L3 — translated: MVVEQSSRTGVAAGPRPGQSHRTDPTPPILKMFNNSSYPFNCFNYDGDGYPSSSTDEEKKLCRPAYSYIALIAMAIQQTPEQRVTLSGIYEFIMKRFPYYRSNQRAWQNSIRHNLSLNSCFIKVPRTEANEKGKGNFWTFATGCESMLDLFENGNFRRRRRRRNMKIGFRDSAETPFHPLESHSNQHIPASRRPESPLCPLNPERPRPGPQQQNHLLPNNTQKPESEIKFSIDYILSTPDPPLPGIRSSHGPLHTTGPPVHVLEPQHLNLHFWTL